In one window of Deltaproteobacteria bacterium DNA:
- a CDS encoding AbrB/MazE/SpoVT family DNA-binding domain-containing protein, whose protein sequence is MLSTVTTKGQVTIPKPIRDAMGIGPNDRVAFIREGERVLLQPLRTLKAFRGAVKTKGSGSFSEERARAKAALAATVKGESE, encoded by the coding sequence ATGCTATCAACGGTTACCACCAAGGGGCAAGTAACGATTCCCAAGCCGATCCGGGACGCCATGGGAATCGGCCCCAATGATCGGGTCGCATTTATCCGGGAGGGCGAAAGGGTGCTTCTTCAACCCCTCCGGACGCTGAAGGCCTTCCGGGGCGCGGTGAAGACGAAAGGTTCCGGCTCTTTCAGCGAAGAGCGGGCCCGGGCCAAGGCAGCACTCGCCGCAACGGTCAAAGGGGAAAGCGAATGA
- a CDS encoding ABC transporter permease, with product MNWLTIRELIRKEFIQLFRDKKNRPILVMAPLIQLLIFGYVVNYDVKDVRVAIFDQSQTRDSRMVAEAIRGNGIYLITNYVTSPGELEKLLLAGKVDLAVTVPPDFSRLIRQGQTAAIQILADGSMSNVASLRLAYLSTIIEGLNGKFLRELYPQRMDYGRIDGRIRTWFNPNLDSQYFFVPAVVAFLIMLLSLLLTSMAIIKEKEAGTMEQLIVTPLKPVELIIGKTVPYIIISLAQMIVVTIFAIFWFSLPLAGSVGLLFVASCLFLLSTLGVGLFISTISSTQQQAMMTTFFFLLPFFMLSGFVFPIANMPLVVQMLTYLNPLRYFLVIIRGIFLKGVGLAILWEQFAAMTVIGVVLFATAIWRFKKRLD from the coding sequence ATGAACTGGCTGACAATTAGGGAACTGATCCGCAAGGAATTCATCCAGCTTTTCCGGGATAAAAAAAATCGGCCCATCCTGGTCATGGCGCCGCTCATCCAGCTTTTGATCTTTGGTTATGTCGTCAATTATGACGTCAAGGATGTGCGGGTCGCCATTTTTGATCAGTCCCAAACCAGAGACAGCCGGATGGTTGCCGAGGCGATCCGGGGCAACGGGATTTACCTGATTACCAATTATGTCACCAGTCCCGGTGAACTGGAGAAACTGCTGCTAGCGGGTAAGGTGGATTTGGCCGTGACGGTACCCCCGGATTTCAGCCGGTTGATTCGCCAGGGGCAGACGGCGGCTATCCAGATCCTGGCCGACGGCAGCATGAGCAACGTGGCCTCGCTGCGTCTGGCCTATCTATCTACCATCATTGAAGGCTTGAACGGGAAATTCCTGCGTGAGCTCTACCCGCAACGCATGGACTATGGCCGGATAGACGGGCGCATCAGGACCTGGTTTAACCCCAACCTGGATAGCCAGTATTTTTTTGTGCCGGCGGTCGTGGCCTTCCTGATCATGCTTTTGTCGCTTTTGCTCACCTCGATGGCCATCATCAAGGAAAAAGAGGCCGGTACGATGGAGCAGTTGATCGTCACGCCCCTGAAGCCGGTGGAGCTTATTATAGGGAAAACAGTGCCTTACATAATAATCTCCCTGGCCCAGATGATTGTAGTCACCATTTTTGCGATCTTCTGGTTCAGCTTACCCCTGGCGGGTAGCGTCGGCCTCCTTTTTGTCGCTTCCTGCCTCTTTCTCTTAAGCACGCTCGGGGTGGGGCTTTTTATTTCCACCATCTCCTCGACCCAGCAGCAGGCGATGATGACCACCTTTTTTTTCCTCTTGCCCTTCTTTATGCTGAGCGGCTTCGTTTTTCCCATCGCCAACATGCCCCTCGTCGTGCAGATGCTCACCTACCTGAATCCCCTGCGCTATTTCCTCGTCATCATCAGGGGCATCTTTCTGAAGGGGGTGGGTCTGGCGATCCTCTGGGAGCAATTTGCGGCGATGACCGTCATTGGGGTTGTTCTTTTTGCAACAGCGATATGGAGGTTCAAAAAGAGGCTGGATTAA
- a CDS encoding HAD family hydrolase, with the protein MRKLLIFDFDGVVVDSLDVYEGTVRSCLEKIGQHFIKTRADFLALYEDNFYASLAKRGVNLDAFMAAAVDILAQVNYGDMKPYPGLNPVLAKLQAGNILVIVSSSGSEDIHLILRLHQLQDYFQDVLGSDVHFSKKEKILQVLAKYAIDKDNTYYIGDTTGDIKEAQAVGIKTIAVTWGWHSREILAASRPDHLIDRPEELLALE; encoded by the coding sequence ATGAGGAAATTGTTGATTTTTGACTTCGATGGCGTGGTCGTTGATTCCTTGGATGTTTATGAAGGAACCGTCCGGAGCTGTCTCGAAAAAATCGGCCAGCATTTCATCAAGACGCGCGCCGATTTTCTGGCCCTCTATGAAGATAATTTCTACGCCTCCCTGGCCAAACGGGGCGTCAACCTGGACGCTTTTATGGCCGCCGCCGTTGATATACTGGCCCAGGTAAATTACGGAGACATGAAACCATATCCCGGTCTGAACCCGGTACTCGCAAAACTACAAGCGGGGAACATCCTCGTTATCGTTTCTTCCAGTGGTTCTGAGGATATCCATCTTATCCTGCGCCTGCACCAATTACAGGATTACTTCCAGGATGTCTTGGGTTCGGACGTTCACTTCAGCAAAAAAGAAAAGATCCTCCAGGTCCTGGCCAAGTATGCGATAGATAAAGATAATACCTACTACATAGGCGACACCACCGGCGACATCAAAGAGGCCCAGGCCGTAGGAATCAAAACCATCGCCGTTACCTGGGGTTGGCACAGCCGTGAAATCCTGGCTGCGTCCCGACCGGATCACTTGATTGACCGTCCCGAAGAGCTGCTGGCCTTGGAATAG
- a CDS encoding nucleotidyl transferase AbiEii/AbiGii toxin family protein, with protein sequence MHRDILTANQVKLLPLVKEFARDYYLVGGTAIALYLGHRRSIDFDLFTPGKIKKQSIKRLIDRHKYPVSNTLFEDSEQLHLVIHDVKLTFFSYPYGIDAPIYFEQIIHLPDLLTLAAMKAYALGGRAKWKDYVDLYFLLKDHFSLAQISEKSKDLFGAYYNEKLFREQVCYFQDIDYSEKVDFVFQPVSDEEIKRFLTDVATTAFR encoded by the coding sequence ATGCATAGAGACATTCTGACGGCAAATCAGGTTAAACTCCTGCCTCTGGTCAAGGAATTCGCGCGGGATTATTATCTGGTCGGCGGCACGGCCATCGCGCTTTATCTCGGGCATCGGCGCTCCATTGATTTTGATCTCTTCACCCCCGGCAAGATCAAAAAGCAATCCATCAAGAGGCTCATTGACCGTCATAAATACCCGGTATCCAATACCCTTTTTGAAGATTCCGAACAGCTCCATCTTGTCATTCATGATGTCAAGCTCACCTTTTTTTCCTATCCATACGGGATTGACGCACCCATATATTTTGAGCAGATCATCCATCTTCCAGACCTTCTGACCCTTGCTGCCATGAAGGCTTATGCCCTTGGCGGCAGAGCAAAATGGAAAGACTATGTGGACCTCTATTTTCTGTTGAAGGATCACTTTTCTCTGGCGCAGATTTCAGAAAAATCAAAAGACCTTTTCGGCGCCTATTACAACGAGAAACTCTTCCGGGAACAGGTCTGTTACTTTCAGGATATTGACTATTCTGAAAAAGTGGACTTTGTCTTTCAACCTGTTTCTGATGAAGAGATCAAACGATTCCTGACCGATGTAGCAACAACAGCATTTAGATAA
- a CDS encoding ABC transporter ATP-binding protein, with the protein MTGTTQHDDQILGKAYDARLMKRLLRYLKPYRMIMALSLLLLTLYTGMQLLGPYITKVAIDRYITDNDLHGLNLMALAYVGSVLLGFCFLFVQSYLTEYTGQRAMHDLRTQIFAHLQKQDLAYFDRNPVGRLMTRTINDVETLNELFSTGVVGLLGDAFTVCGIAGAMLFLNWKLALVILTSLPLIIYFSRYYRRRSRDVYRESRMVMARLNANLQENIAGIGTIQSFGQEQQIYERFQGINTNYRDVLLNSTRYNAMFYPVVEIFSALTIGLALWYGGSLILQQALLPGVIVAFIQYIQRIYHPIRDIAEKYNIMQAAMASSERIFDLLDTAETVQNPPAPSRPQQLRGAVDFQDVWLSYRPGEPVLKGISFRVEPGEKIALVGATGGGKTSIISALCRFYELERGAILVDGVDIRHWNKQELRRHLGLVLQDVFLFSGNMADNITLGDPRISEERMKDAARRVHIAPFIEHLPAGYQEEVQERGVTLSQGQRQLLSFARALAFDPKILILDEATSSVDTRTEILIQRALQELLKDRTALIIAHRLSTIKNVNRILVIHKGEVWEEGNHQELLARQGLYSRLYELQYRAQENGDPAAAI; encoded by the coding sequence ATGACCGGGACCACGCAACATGACGACCAGATCCTCGGCAAGGCTTACGATGCCCGTCTCATGAAGCGGCTGCTCCGCTACCTGAAGCCTTACCGCATGATCATGGCCCTTTCCTTACTGCTTCTTACGCTTTATACGGGCATGCAATTGTTGGGGCCTTATATAACCAAGGTCGCCATTGACCGTTACATCACCGATAATGATCTGCACGGGCTGAATCTGATGGCGCTGGCCTATGTAGGCAGTGTGCTGCTCGGTTTTTGCTTCCTCTTTGTCCAGAGTTACCTCACGGAATACACTGGCCAACGGGCCATGCACGACTTAAGAACCCAGATATTTGCCCACCTGCAAAAACAGGACCTGGCCTATTTTGACCGTAACCCCGTGGGCCGCCTCATGACGCGCACGATCAACGACGTGGAGACGCTCAATGAATTGTTCAGCACGGGCGTGGTTGGTCTGCTCGGAGACGCCTTTACGGTCTGCGGGATTGCGGGGGCCATGCTGTTTTTGAACTGGAAGCTGGCGCTGGTCATCCTCACGAGCCTGCCGCTCATCATCTACTTCAGCCGCTATTACCGGCGCCGTTCCCGGGATGTTTATCGGGAAAGCCGGATGGTGATGGCCCGGCTTAATGCGAACCTCCAGGAGAACATCGCGGGGATCGGGACGATCCAGTCCTTCGGCCAGGAGCAGCAGATTTACGAGCGCTTCCAGGGCATCAACACCAACTATCGGGACGTCCTGCTGAACAGCACCCGCTACAATGCCATGTTTTACCCCGTCGTGGAAATCTTCAGCGCCCTGACCATCGGCCTCGCCCTTTGGTACGGAGGCAGCCTGATCCTCCAGCAGGCCCTCCTGCCCGGGGTCATCGTCGCCTTTATCCAGTATATCCAGCGCATCTATCACCCGATCCGGGATATCGCGGAAAAATACAACATCATGCAGGCCGCCATGGCCTCGTCGGAGCGGATTTTCGACCTCTTGGACACGGCGGAAACAGTCCAGAACCCGCCGGCGCCCAGCCGCCCGCAGCAGCTCCGGGGTGCGGTAGATTTTCAGGACGTCTGGCTTTCCTATCGCCCCGGCGAACCCGTACTCAAGGGGATCTCCTTCCGGGTTGAACCGGGGGAGAAGATCGCCCTGGTCGGCGCCACGGGAGGCGGTAAAACATCCATAATATCGGCGCTGTGCCGTTTCTACGAACTTGAGCGCGGCGCTATTCTGGTGGACGGCGTGGACATCCGGCACTGGAACAAACAGGAACTGCGGCGGCATTTGGGCCTGGTCCTGCAGGATGTTTTTCTGTTTTCGGGCAACATGGCCGACAACATCACGCTGGGCGATCCGCGCATCAGTGAAGAACGTATGAAAGATGCCGCCCGGCGCGTCCACATCGCCCCCTTCATCGAACACCTCCCGGCCGGTTATCAGGAAGAGGTGCAGGAACGCGGTGTTACCCTCTCCCAGGGACAGCGGCAGTTGCTTTCCTTCGCCCGGGCGCTGGCCTTCGACCCCAAAATCCTGATCCTCGACGAGGCCACGAGCTCCGTGGACACCCGGACGGAGATCCTGATCCAGAGGGCCTTGCAGGAGCTGCTTAAGGACCGCACGGCCCTGATTATCGCCCACCGTCTGTCCACCATCAAGAACGTGAACCGCATCCTCGTCATCCACAAGGGCGAAGTCTGGGAAGAAGGGAATCACCAGGAACTGCTGGCCCGTCAGGGGCTCTACTCCCGCCTCTACGAGCTGCAATACCGTGCGCAGGAAAATGGCGATCCGGCGGCGGCGATATAA
- a CDS encoding type II toxin-antitoxin system VapC family toxin, giving the protein MKACFVDTNLFVRYLTDDDAEKADRVEALLGEASAGKVRLVTADLVLVELIWVLESSYDMKPGEIAPMIRSILATPGLEVINGAIMTRALDHYEGQNIDIVDGYIAALTEKLNITDVYSFDRKHLSRIASPKMIEP; this is encoded by the coding sequence ATGAAGGCCTGCTTCGTTGATACCAATCTCTTCGTCCGGTACCTCACCGATGATGACGCAGAAAAGGCCGACCGCGTCGAGGCGCTTCTCGGTGAAGCGTCCGCAGGCAAGGTGCGGCTTGTTACGGCCGATCTCGTGCTCGTGGAACTCATCTGGGTGCTGGAATCGTCTTACGATATGAAGCCCGGAGAAATCGCGCCCATGATCCGGTCCATCCTGGCGACGCCGGGTCTGGAGGTGATCAACGGCGCAATCATGACCAGGGCACTGGATCATTATGAAGGCCAGAACATAGACATCGTGGACGGCTATATCGCCGCCCTGACAGAAAAGCTGAACATCACCGACGTCTATTCCTTCGACCGGAAACACCTCTCGCGCATCGCCAGCCCGAAGATGATCGAGCCGTGA